A section of the Drosophila subobscura isolate 14011-0131.10 chromosome A, UCBerk_Dsub_1.0, whole genome shotgun sequence genome encodes:
- the LOC117903107 gene encoding uncharacterized protein LOC117903107, translating to MPDSGKHIFILYESGREPDHSKHCKSTVYQVNKKGHSAALSLSLEIVEDQKGVHRIQLTVLVTAFESSEGSSEGSSEGSSEGSSEGVSGVPALVAVPVDANSPKTDAHCVASTETQLALIRGLVESFGIISLDKQQEQEQEQEPEPEPEPNKPQTDELNEQSSVAATETELDLIFGRIESVVAVSLDEQQRLAKETKQLQQELEELQQEEEKLEEQPQPQPELDPGAEVELVSANVTQTSEKEAELQVEASAETAAVNSDTDYLENLGPSQLLACWEQNKKDKQQSARILQLLELRTKEAEQRNAKRALRHQERLLQLQATYKIRNVQEQARLRQESNWQIEQEEEKAAKRLAALQKDFDHQVRVQQKAAEKLREKQALQKQLREREERAKREAENEQKLRREQQLIEEVEAAKKRRQERADSEQREQLKHFQLYQLLHLGASSSDSSFDHQHQHPHEESCSYSLSSRSTTLSTESCLGSSLMQNEMVSIPMANLNGGLKAASGSAGGSSTGGGVRYFSQFSKGGVSSSSSSSTTTTLVHQQRSNGGELYANGRLGVMRIKSEQHDLLLDSLTAIKPELINATEPKAAQTPPAPAAAAVEATAAESQSQPAAEAEAESEAEDAPIALLSSPQQAAEAAEASADDPELDIVINNVVCSFSVRCHLKLRDIALRGNNVEYRRENGMVTMKLRRPYTTASIWSSGRITCTGATSEVMAKVAARRYARCLGKLGFPTRFQNFRIVNVLGTCSMPWAIKIVNFSEKHRKNASYEPELHPGVTYKMKMPKATLKIFSTGSVTVTAACVNDVESAIQHIYPLVHEFSKQRSPEELQHLRAKQNKNAGISGKVAGAKGASIASTITNASETRELQDEILTTAKLQSRRDILVNATAAHAKTTPGNAAEDLVNAPVSNVQRLKQIESYRQLSTQTQEERRHIPFPRDKSESGLFPHSNPSTPPGDNICANARRRATECWATKLLHKRPRYNDPSPVGSAGKPATTKTSAITSSTSNPASQSTTNSTPATGTGTATALAGPILPLSSLTPIGSRPFSMIGSRTIVPAAGAIIKIKQSCIKPLNRNALAAFTAASNATATGNSSLGAAPAAATIKREQQSSCNSDVDVEMGWP from the exons ATGCCGGATTC AGGGAAACACATTTTCATACTCTACGAATCGGGTCGCGAGCCCGACCACAG CAAGCATTGCAAATCAACCGTCTATCAAGTCAACAAGAAAGGACATTCGGCTGCCCTCTCCCTCAGCCTTGAGATCGTCGAAGACCAGAAGGGAGTGCACCGCATCCAACTGACTGTATTGGTAACGGCATTCGAGAGCAGCGAAGGAAGCAGCGAAGGAAGCAGCGAAGGAAGCAGCGAAGGAAGCAGCGAAGGAGTCAGCGGAGTTCCAGCTTTGGTAGCTGTGCCAGTCGATGCCAACAGTCCGAAAACAGACGCACACTGTGTGGCCTCCACAGAAACCCAATTGGCTCTTATCCGAGGCCTAGTCGAGTCCTTTGGCATCATTTCCCTGGataagcagcaggagcaagagcaagagcaagagccagagccagagccagagcccaacAAACCGCAAACAGACGAGCTCAACGAACAGTCGTCGGTGGCCGCAACAGAAACCGAATTGGATCTAATCTTTGGTCGCATCGAGTCTGTCGTTGCCGTTTCCctggatgagcagcagcgactggcaAAGGAAAcgaagcagctgcaacaggaGCTGGAAGAGTtgcagcaggaagaggagaagctagaagagcagccacagccacagccagagctcGACCCTGGTGCAGAAGTGGAGCTCGTGTCCGCCAACGTAACGCAAACATCAGAGAAGGAAGCGGAGCTTCAAGTGGAAGCGTCTGCGGAAACTGCCGCAGTCAACTCTGATACCGATTATCTGGAAAATCTAGGACCATCACAGCTCTTGGCGTGTTGGGAGCAAAACAAGAAGGACAAGCAGCAGTCGGCCAGAATATtgcagctgctcgagctgcGCACGAAGGAGGCGGAGCAGAGGAACGCAAAACGAGCACTGCGACATCAAGAGCGCTTGCTGCAGCTTCAAGCAACTTACAAGATAAGGAACGTCCAAGAGCAGGCGCGCCTTCGTCAGGAGAGTAACTGGCAGatagagcaggaggaggagaaggccgCAAAACGATTGGCGGCACTGCAGAAGGACTTCGATCATCAGGTACGCGTGCAGCAGAAAGCGGCGGAAAAGTTACGCGAGAAACAGGCGCTGCAGAAGCAGTTGAGAGAGCGCGAAGAGAGGGCCAAGCGGGAGGCAGAGAACGAACAGAAGCTCCGCCGCGAGCAGCAGTTGATCGAAGAGGTAGAGGCGGCCAAGAAGCGCCGGCAGGAGCGGGCGGACAGCGAGCAACGCGAGCAGCTGAAACACTTTCAACTTTATCAATTACTGCACTTGGGCGCATCAAGCAGCGATTCCTCCTTCgaccatcagcatcagcatccgcACGAGGAGAGCTGCAGCTACAGCCTCAGCAGCCGCTCGACGACACTCTCCACAGAATCCTGCTTGGGCTCGTCGCTGATGCAAAACGAAATGGTTAGCATACCGATGGCCAATCTGAATGGCGGCCTCAAGGCGGCGTCTGGATCGGCCGGTGGCTCCTCGACTGGCGGCGGCGTTCGATACTTTTCACAGTTCAGCAAAGGTGgcgtctccagcagcagcagcagcagcacaaccacCACGCTGGTGCACCAGCAGCGCAGCAATGGGGGGGAGCTTTATGCCAATGGCCGACTGGGTGTCATGCGCATCAAATCGGAGCAACATGACTTGCTGCTGGACTCGTTGACTGCCATCAAACCGGAACTGATTAACGCAACGGAGCCCAAGGCAGCGCAgacaccaccagcaccagcggcagcggcagtggaagccacagcagcagagtcacagtcacagccagcagcagaagccgaagccgaatcGGAAGCAGAAGATGCTCCCATCGCCCTGCTCAGCAGCCCACAACAGGCAGCGGAGGCAGCGGAGGCATCAGCCGACGATCCCGAGCTGGACATTGTCATCAACAATGTGGTGTGCTCGTTCAGCGTGCGCTGCCACCTCAAGCTGCGCGACATTGCGCTGCGCGGCAACAATGTGGAGTATCGCAGGGAGAACGGCATGGTGACCATGAAGCTGCGACGGCCATACACAACGGCATCCATATGGTCATCCGGCAGGATCACCTGCACGGGCGCCACCTCCGAGGTGATG GCCAAAGTGGCTGCCAGACGGTATGCCCGATGCTTGGGCAAGCTCGGCTTTCCCACACGCTTTCAAAACTTTCGCATCGTGAACGTTCTGGGCACCTGCAGCATGCCCTGGGCCATCAAGATTGTCAACTTCTCGGAGAAGCATCGCAAGAACGCCAGCTACGAGCCGGAGCTGCATCCGGGCGTCacatacaaaatgaaaatgcccAAAGCCACGCTCAAGATCTTCTCCACGGGCAGCGTGACAGTCACAG CCGCTTGCGTGAATGATGTGGAGTCTGCCATACAGCATATTTATCCGTTGGTGCACGAGTTCAGCAAGCAACGTTCgcccgaggagctgcagcatctACGCGctaaacagaacaaaaatgCGGGCATCAGTGGCAAAGTGGCCGGCGCCAAGGGCGCGAGCATTGCCAGCACCATCACCAATGCCAGTGAGACGCGCGAGCTGCAAGATGAAATCCTAACGACTGCCAAGCTGCAGTCGCGCCGCGATATTCTGGTGAATGCCACCGCTGCCCACGCAAAGACAACGCCCGGCAATGCGGCCGAGGATCTGGTGAATGCGCCGGTGAGCAATGTGCAGCGGCTGAAGCAGATCGAATCGTATCGCCAGCTGTCGACGCAGACGCAGGAGGAGCGCCGCCACATACCCTTCCCAAGGGACAAGTCGGAGTCGGGGCTGTTCCCACACTCGAATCCCAGCACGCCGCCGGGCGACAATATCTGTGCCAATGCCCGGCGCCGGGCCACCGAGTGTTGGGCCACCAAGCTGTTGCACAAGCGGCCGCGCTACAACGATCCCAGCCCAGTGGGATCGGCCGGCAAGCCAGCGACGACGAAGACGAGCGCCATCACCTCTTCCACCTCCAATCCCGCCAGTCAAAGCACAACCAACAGCACACccgccacaggcacaggcacagccacagcccttGCTGGTCCCATTCTGCCGCTATCCTCGCTGACGCCCATCGGCAGCAGGCCCTTCAGCATGATCGGCTCGCGCACAATTGTGCCTGCCGCGGGGGCCATCATCAAGATCAAGCAGAGCTGCATCAAGCCACTGAACCGCAATGCCCTGGCCGCATTCACCGCTGCCTccaatgccacagccactggaaATTCTAGTCttggagctgctcctgctgctgccacaatcaAGAGGGAGCAACAATCAAGCTGCAACtccgatgtggatgtggaaatGGGCTGGCCATGA
- the LOC117903114 gene encoding GPI transamidase component PIG-T: MSWTHMCCVGALLLATAVAQTTPKDEHFHEELVVRPLSGDHVNTYFQFTTRWHYGQKENLYHTQLTPRVIAELLQQFDVKELHIGLTQGLWRYETWGYPIVEATSGAEMWAWIKATNLTDQQVDKQWAQLANVFSGVLCASLNFVDNTNSIAPKHLLRPQFMPANRENFVRYASLPREIVCTENLTPWKKLLPCGSASGFASLLNSGYVHNTKYHSLGLKVRTLCQDHDEDNCILEMTQTANLVYDLRLLEQSGNDFSLRRLFGMGLNGYCELASSSKIYVQRNELGARYQLVPPPPAEETTTRGGYTVVYGVYDMQEQFQDQGERLFNIAWLAPKGELRRNRQKPAPPPIYAHRYLLGQGQERGRIVTEVTNSHYAPLPILVQELIPWYVHAYLHTLNIRRRPLGRNEYGSETLPFKLLHYAPGKQRELPTHLEIGFLLPGQSSALITIDVDYLVLKWLEYPPDANHGHYINAALVASALPMGTNYSALPLEGHLFAHSFNATRPSYVLGLHTEALIVSLPTPDFSMPYNVICLACTVVALAFGPIHSVATKLIVVVRQTSAPRNFLKKLKEKLFSRGSPVLPTAGEADVPEGAGCLPPEEQDKNENDNDDEEEKEREKEDKEDKECAH, from the exons atgtcTTGGACACATATGTGTTGTGTGGGCGCCCTCCTGCTTGCCACTGCGGTGGCCCAGACAACCCCCAAGGACGAGCACTTCCATGAGGAGCTCGTTGTCCGTCCGCTATCCGGCGACCATGTAAACACATATTTTCAGTTTACCACACGCTGGCACTATGGCCAGAAGGAGAACC TCTACCACACACAGCTGACGCCCCGCGTCATtgccgagctgctgcagcagttcgaTGTCAAGGAGCTGCACATCGGCCTCACGCAGGGCCTGTGGCGCTACGAGACCTGGGGCTATCCCATCGTTGAGGCCACCAGCGGTGCCGAGATGTGGGCCTGGATCAAGGCTACAAATCTCACCGACCAGCAGGTGGACAAGCAGTGGGCCCAGCTGGCGAACGTCTTCTCGGGCGTCCTCTGCGCCTCGCTAAACTTTGTggacaacaccaacagcataGCGCCCAAGCATCTGCTGCGGCCCCAGTTCATGCCTGCCAATCGGGAGAATTTCGTGCGCTACGCCTCGCTGCCGCGCGAGATTGTCTGCACGGAGAATCTGACGCCCTGGAAGAAGCTTCTGCCATGCGGCAGTGCCTCGGGATTCGCCTCGCTGCTCAACTCCGGCTATGTGCACAACACCAAGTACCATTCGCTGGGCCTGAAGGTGCGCACCCTGTGCCAGGATCACGACGAGGACAACTGCATACTGGAGATGACACAGACGGCAAATCTCGTCTACGATCTGCGCCTGCTCGAGCAGAGCGGCAATGACTTTTCGCTGCGCCGCCTCTTTGGCATGGGCCTCAACGGCTACTGCGAGctggcgagcagcagcaagatcTATGTGCAGCGCAACGAGCTGGGCGCCCGCTACCAgctggtgccgccgccgcccgcGGAAGAGACGACCACACGGGGCGGCTACACGGTGGTCTATGGGGTGTACGACATGCAGGAGCAGTTCCAGGACCAGGGCGAGCGGCTCTTCAACATCGCCTGGCTGGCGCCCAAGGGCGAGCTGCGACGCAACCGCCAGAAGCCCGCACCGCCGCCAATCTACGCCCATCGCTATCtgctggggcagggacaggaGCGCGGACGCATCGTCACGGAGGTGACCAACTCGCACTACGCACCGCTGCCCATTCTCGTGCAGGAGCTCATTCCATGGTATGTGCACGCCTACCTGCATACGCTCAACATCCGTCGGCGTCCGCTGGGCCGGAACGAGTACGGCAGCGAGACGCTGCCCTTCAAGCTGCTCCACTATGCACCCGGCAAGCAGCGCGAGCTGCCCACCCACCTGGAGATTGGGTTCCTGCTGCCCGGCCAGAGCTCGGCGCTCATCACCATCGATGTGGACTATCTGGTGCTCAAGTGGCTCGAGTATCCGCCCGATGCCAATCACGGCCACTACATCAATGCGGCCCTCGTCGCCAGCGCCCTGCCAATGGGCACCAACTACTCGGCCCTGCCGCTGGAGGGCCATCTCTTTGCGCACTCGTTCAACGCCACCCGTCCGTCGTATGTGCTCGGCCTGCACACCGAAGCCCTGATCGTCTCGCTGCCCACGCCCGACTTCAGCATGCCCTACAACGTCATCTGTCTGGCCTGCACGGTGGTGGCCCTGGCCTTCGGCCCCATCCACAGTGTGGCCACCAAGCTGATTGTGGTGGTGCGCCAGACATCGGCACCCCGCAACTTCCTCAAGAAGCTCAAGGAGAAATTGTTCAGTCGTGGTAGCCCGGTGCTCCCAACGGCGGGGGAAGCGGATGTCCCTGAAGGAGCAGGATGCCTGCCGCCTGAGGAGCAGGATAAGAATGAAAATGAcaacgacgatgaggaggagaaggagagggagaaagaggaTAAAGAGGACAAGGAGTGCGCGCACTGA